The genomic DNA TCACATGCCACTGCTCGCCCTGCAAACTTCCATTTCCTTGTCCAGTCAGCAACGTCATGAACTGCTTGCGCCGCTCTCGCAAATCGTTGGTGAATGTATTGGCAAACCGGAACGCTACGTGATGATCACGATCGCCGAAGCAGCTATGCTAATGGGGGGCGTCGAAGGTCCAACTGCTTATGCTGATATCCGTAGCATCGGCGGTCTGAGCGGCGCAGTGAATCGCAAACTCTCTGAACGTGTCTCCAATCTGCTCAAGGAACGGCTGGGCATTCCACCGGATCGGGTTTATCTTGGCTTCACCAGCGTCAGCGCCGAGAATTGGGGCTGGAATGGCGGCACGTTTGGCTGAACCTTGATTCGTCTCTTTTCCTTACTATCCACAGGCTGTGTATGACTGCAAAAACTCTGATGAGCGCGGATTTGGTGGCGCTGAAATCCACCGATACGGTAGCCATTGCCGCTGAAGGTATCTTGCAACATCACCTGCGTCATCTGCCAGTGGTGGATGAACAGGGCCGTTATCTTGGCACCTTTGGCATTTATTCAGTGCTGCAACTGACTCTGCCGTCGGCGGTGCTCAAACACGGGTTGGACAACATCGCATTCGTTACCGAAACTGCGCATGATATGGCCCAGCGTCTGCGCAGGCGTCAGGATGAATTGGTGCGCAACTGGCTGATTCAGGACCCGGTGGTGTATCCCGACACGCCTGCTATGAAAGTGGTGCAATTGATTCTGCACGGCCACACCAGCGTACCGGTTGTCGATCGAGAAACCGG from Gammaproteobacteria bacterium includes the following:
- a CDS encoding CBS domain-containing protein; the encoded protein is MSADLVALKSTDTVAIAAEGILQHHLRHLPVVDEQGRYLGTFGIYSVLQLTLPSAVLKHGLDNIAFVTETAHDMAQRLRRRQDELVRNWLIQDPVVYPDTPAMKVVQLILHGHTSVPVVDRETGRLEGIISSWNVLEILMRERA